caattacagcactatggccatgtggcacgtttccctgagggtgatccggctcgcaggatcctcattgctggggacctagcggctggaccaggctgaggggacgcccacgtaatagctggctgcggcagatggatggctaCTTcaggagggtgggactggaccgtgtatctgcctgggggatcACTGGCagggatcccgaggagttttgcagtgtggtgggtgcggcaatgCGCTGCATCAGCAAATATTctccaacctgacctgacctgataGGCATTTAGGGCTGCTGGGTCACACCGGCGCCTCCCCATGGCAACAACACTGGGTAGATGGTCTTAAGAAGATAAACTGGACACTGTGAAACATCATTGTGTCATTGTGTGTTACGTGTCAATGAATGTTTCAATGTTGAAGTATCACTAAAAACAGAAAGACACGGGAATTACaaacaaaattttattttttaatgtcaaACAAAAAAGccaatattaaaaatatgtgtaaatgtacaacaggtattttattagGTAACTCAGAAAGCAGAAAAAGATGATTAACTACTGTGGAACTTATGCCTTTTAATGTTGAGCATATGTTTGTTTATCTAAATGGTTACCTGAAGGAGTATATAGAAACTTTAAactaataaagaaataaaaacaaatgtgcTTTTACTTATGTGCACTGATACACAAGCATTGATACAGTTCTGCCTCCCCCAGGCCCCCCCTCTCAcagaagcccctcccccacatcatCATAGTTAGTGATGTCATCATTAGGCAGCCCCCATTCTTGGGTGAACGACAGCTCAGTCATGTGTCCTACAGGGTGACTGTGGTGGAGATCTGTCagagaggcacacagacacacagaccttTGGGTGAATGTGTATGTAGCTCTGATTGCCGATTGAGGAAGAGGCAGCATGATGTCATGTTTCATTTATATTATGTATAATATTTCAAAAAAGAACCTTAAGGTTCCATAAGAAAAACAGCAATATGTGTCTAAGTAGTAAGTGAAATACTTGTTATAGTGTCACACTTGAGATATTCATAATTCCATGTTTAGTAATAACAATCAGCATAACAGAAGGCCTGGGCTGAGATTATATCAAACTCAGTCTGATTGGAGCAAAGTGACCAGCTGATCCCTTTAGAGCCGCTCACCTGGCTGAGAGTCAGGGTGATGCTGCACAGAGACGACATCATAGTCTTTGGTCTGGctgacagtgacatcatcataGTCATTGGTCTGGCTGTCAGTGACATTATCATAGTCAGTCTGACCTGTGGGGCTGTCATTGTAGTACTCCAGGGTATCTACCCCTACAACCACAAAGTCAAGGCAAGGAGGTGAATGAAATTTCTAAGGTAAATGTTTCAGACGTCCAGGAAGAGAAGTAACATCCATCTTACATATCTAAAGAAGGGAAACCTGATATTGCTGAACTGAGAAAATCTCACCTTTCAACTTTTCTGGAGTCTCTTTCTCACAAACATGGTCATCATAGTTTTCTGGGTCGTCACCAGTGATCATCTTctctaaataacaaaaacatgaGACACACATCACATCAGTGTCTGTCAGAAAACAAGtttcctaaattcctatttatTCCACAGATCATTTTCCTAAGATGTTCTACACCAACATTACCTAAGAGATTGACTCCTTCAGCTTCCCCCACATCTTCATACCCGGAGGGCAGCTCATCTGGAAGGTCACTCCCTGACACCAGAAGAAGGGTTAGTGACGCTTTTACACTCCTGGCAGATCTTTACCTGGCTGCAGTTATAGGATGTTCAGCTAAATATACAGTCAGACTTCAGTGTGGAGACCTATCCTCTCTGAACAATGTACTGATGTCATCATGGATGAACCTGACTGTGCACAAAGTCATTCTTAGCCCAGAGTTATTTCCCCTGAGCAGATTCATTATAAATccacataaataaatgtagatgTGCAGCAGTCACACTGTGAGCTACTTCTATGACATCACTATAGTTTGATTGTCTCCACCTCACTGTCACAGCACCTTGTGAATGAGTGTCACAGAGTGATTGTGGTGGTTTCTCAGCAGTGATACATACTTCAGTTAAGTTACCTCTCTTAACTTGGGCACGTTTGTAATCTATTTCCTCATAGATGGCGGGAGACAGCTGTTTATTGTCATTCTCAGCAAGTTCTGTGAAGGATAAAGACACACATGGTATTATGTATGAAATTTATAAACAATCCGAGACACAGATAGCTGTGGGACCCCTTCTTCAGTAATAAGGAAATCAGAGGTTAAGAGAAAGTAAAATCCAGAAGAGTGAGACTTGAGTGACACATCGTACAAAAAATCATTTAGCTGAAGGTTTAAGAAGCAGATATGGACAAATTCGCTATGCTACTAACGGAGAAAACCCTCTGCTCGATAAATGATCAATTGGGCAAATATTAGACAAATTGAATCTAAATCCTTTTACGAACTACTGTCCTACCTCTTGTCAGGACCCAGTTCCTGTAGACCAGTCTAACCACCAGCAGCAGAAGTACTGAGATCAGAAGCCCAAGAACCACTGAGGACACTGTTGGGTCAGACTGGCCTGTTTGAGGTCCAGTGACATCTGAGGTGATTTCTGTGACACCTACGGGAATGATATTGGTGTTTATTACTGTCAGGCTAAGGGACAGAATAAGTATTTTAGCCTCATATTTAATAACTACAAAACCACACTATCAGAGAGGATGCAGAAATGTACTTCCTGGCCTCACCTGCACAGGTGACCCCTGCGTCCTGCCTGTGTGAGCAGTCACTCTGCTTCAGTGAGTAAGAGCAGTGCCACAGGTGCAGCTCACTGCCTTTGCAGTTCACCTCATCCAACCAGATGGCGCCGTCACCCCTCCCGAAGCGTCCGCCCCCTTCTGCCCCGAGAGCCGGCCCACAGCCCAACTGCCTGCACACCACCATGGCGTCACGCAGGTCCCAGGAGTCGTCACACACGGTCCCCCAGGAGCCGCTGTGATACACCTCCACCCTCCCAGAGCAAGTGTCTGTACCCCCAGTCAGTCTCAGGGGCAGATGGTCTAGTGGGGACACAGGAGACAGCTGAGGTTATTTGGAGCAGAACTCAGAGGGGACAGACATTTAATACATACATCATTTCCCGAATGAAAACAGGGTTTAGGCGCAATAATCACATGAATTTGCACTTAATATATTTAATCTTAAGTCTTAACAACATAGTAACTTTAATTCTCATTCTTTGTATTATTGATGACTGTGTTATATGTGGTGTAATAATTCCCTCTATGTTTCAAAGgcttttaaaacacatttatacTATAAATCTGCAAATGAATCAAGCAAGAAACTTACAGTTACAGATGTTTAGATCCGAACTTCTGCAGAGCATGAAGTCTGATGGAGATTTCAGTTTTTCAGCATCTACAATAATCAGAAAGACAGAGAAATAAAACATGGTTCATGGAACTTTTTAACATACAACAACAAAGAGGCTGAATTTAGCTTCACCTGAGCAGCTTGTTTTGGCAGCTTCTGAGCAGCCATTTGGCCCTTTGGAGGATGATGGACACTGCCAGAGTGATGTGTCATGGGATCGACATTTTCCAAAGTCCAGCCCTTTCAGGTCAGGACTGAGCCGGGATATTGTCTTAGTCACTGTCCCCTTGTCTCCACAGCCTAACTGGCGACAGATGACAGCTACTGTTGGTTGTTCCAGACCATCAAAGCACACACTTGCCCAGGTGCCATTGTAGTAGACCTCTGTGTGGCCAGAACATCCTTCAGACAGACGCAGCTCCTTGTGCTCTGTGGTGAAAGACACACAAGGAACGTGAACCATTATTGTTCAGTGATTACAGAAACCACTGGACACTGTCTGTATTTAAAGTGACAGAATGCAGTTTCATGCAGAGCTGCTTCTGCTTTACCTGAACACACAACACCCACATCCTGCTTGTGCCCACAGTCcttccccccccactccactgaGGGACAGTCCCACAGGGACGACTCGTTCCCCACACAGCCCAGCTTGCTTAGCCAGATGGGTCCAGTCCCTGGGCCAAAGTAAGTGGGTACAGGGATCTGCCCACTGAGGGCTGTCCCACAACGGAGCTGCCTGCACACCACCTGAGCCTCAGGCAGAGCCCAGGACTCATGGCACACTGTCCCCCAAGAGCCCCTGTGGAAGACCTCCAGCCTCCCTGCACAGTCACTGCCTCCCCCCACCAGCCTGAGGGACCTGTGGTCTGGGAGAGAAGACAGAGTGAGGAAGGAAGATCTACCAACCCAGGGAGCTCACATGACAACATTCATGCTGTCAATCAAGAGTAACACACACAAGGTCAGTACATCTAGGTGTCCTAATGTCACAAAAATGTTCCATTTTTCTACCACAAATTCATGAATTAAACAGTTACAAGTATCTCTCTGAAACAGCCATAACACATCCTGCTGACACAGATCCCACTGATGTGGAGAAACTCACTGGAGCAGACCATGGACACCTGGTCACTGGGGCGGCAGTTGAGGACATGTGGAGGTCTGCATTTCCCCAGGTGAGACTCAGTTCCTGAGCAGTGAAAGCCTGTCACACACTTGTCACTGTCCCCTGTCCTTGACAGGTATGATCTGTAGATATTTGTTGCAGAgccacagcccagctgtctgCAGACCACAGATGCATCCATGGAGCTCCAGGACTCTTGGTGAACCTTCTGCCAGGTCTGGTTGTAGTAAACCTCCACCCAGCCCTCACAGTCACTCCCTCCAGACAGCAGCCTGACACCCCCATCAGAGGAAGAAGGGGTTGAACCTGTGAAAAAATTCAAAACTGATAAAAAGAACCCTAATAAAGTAGGAGAGTCTCCATACTGTGGAGTTTAATTGCTAT
This genomic window from Paramormyrops kingsleyae isolate MSU_618 chromosome 22, PKINGS_0.4, whole genome shotgun sequence contains:
- the LOC140581703 gene encoding scavenger receptor cysteine-rich type 1 protein M130-like, whose product is MTHNRTCGHENDVGLVCSGYTRFRLRDGPDHCSGRVEMRYHGTWGTLCDASWDMRAATVLCQQLKCGGAVAALGQAWFGGGTGPIWPDVFHCQGNETRLSQCAVSPWRRTACSHGQDAGVVCTGSTPSSSDGGVRLLSGGSDCEGWVEVYYNQTWQKVHQESWSSMDASVVCRQLGCGSATNIYRSYLSRTGDSDKCVTGFHCSGTESHLGKCRPPHVLNCRPSDQVSMVCSSEFLHISGIYHRSLRLVGGGSDCAGRLEVFHRGSWGTVCHESWALPEAQVVCRQLRCGTALSGQIPVPTYFGPGTGPIWLSKLGCVGNESSLWDCPSVEWGGKDCGHKQDVGVVCSEHKELRLSEGCSGHTEVYYNGTWASVCFDGLEQPTVAVICRQLGCGDKGTVTKTISRLSPDLKGLDFGKCRSHDTSLWQCPSSSKGPNGCSEAAKTSCSDHLPLRLTGGTDTCSGRVEVYHSGSWGTVCDDSWDLRDAMVVCRQLGCGPALGAEGGGRFGRGDGAIWLDEVNCKGSELHLWHCSYSLKQSDCSHRQDAGVTCAGEARNLTVINTNIIPVGVTEITSDVTGPQTGQSDPTVSSVVLGLLISVLLLLVVRLVYRNWVLTRELAENDNKQLSPAIYEEIDYKRAQVKRGNLTEGVTFQMSCPPGMKMWGKLKESIS